In Acidimicrobiales bacterium, one DNA window encodes the following:
- a CDS encoding PQQ-binding-like beta-propeller repeat protein — MPLQAPARDGLTRLGVAATLVVAIGVALAVLTPADPTPAVEPPDWPTSTPDDTSPMWVDPASAGHPWGDTVDGLLTFRGNPTRTWYGRGPVPTDPVRIWRYPDRPMCSSSLLEGEERDWCGTGWTGQPSVFERDGRTWVVFGAYDRKLHFLDADTGEEIIPSFEAGDLFKGSDTVDPDGYPIVYTGSLDDHLYAVAFDRDEPTVLWSYDAYEDVDPVWNDDWDAAPLVVDDHLFQVGENSHWYIWKLNRGYDTEGLVAVDPELVFVAPGFDDRLLDDLGHDNISIESSPAISGDTIYFANSGGLVQGWDIGGLDDGRDPERVFRFWTGDDTDATIVIDDEGYLYVAVEVDRPTDRSAEVGQILKLDPRRPDDPVVWSVDDPERSGVWATPAIHRDILIVPTDAGWVHGIDRDSGEVRWRFFLRGPIWQSPVVVDNVLIQGDCRGGVLRGFDVSDTTAAPPQIWAVPLGGCVESTPTVWRGRIFVGTRNGFFHAVGQRDHDPLVEVPSGR, encoded by the coding sequence GTGCCACTGCAAGCTCCGGCCCGCGACGGCCTGACACGACTGGGGGTCGCCGCCACCCTGGTCGTGGCGATCGGTGTGGCGCTGGCCGTGCTCACCCCTGCGGACCCGACCCCCGCTGTCGAGCCTCCCGACTGGCCGACCAGCACCCCCGACGACACCTCGCCGATGTGGGTCGACCCCGCGTCGGCCGGTCACCCGTGGGGCGACACCGTCGACGGCCTGCTCACCTTCCGGGGCAACCCCACCCGCACGTGGTACGGCCGAGGCCCGGTTCCGACCGACCCCGTGCGGATCTGGCGCTATCCCGATCGACCCATGTGCTCGTCGTCGCTGCTCGAAGGCGAGGAACGGGACTGGTGCGGCACCGGATGGACCGGCCAGCCGTCGGTGTTCGAGCGTGACGGTCGCACCTGGGTCGTGTTCGGGGCCTACGACCGCAAGCTGCACTTCCTCGATGCCGACACCGGCGAGGAGATCATCCCCAGCTTCGAGGCCGGCGACCTGTTCAAGGGGTCCGACACCGTCGATCCCGACGGCTACCCCATCGTCTACACCGGATCACTCGACGACCACCTCTACGCGGTGGCCTTTGACCGGGACGAACCGACGGTGCTGTGGTCCTACGACGCGTACGAGGATGTCGACCCGGTGTGGAACGACGACTGGGACGCCGCTCCCTTGGTCGTCGACGACCACCTGTTCCAGGTCGGTGAGAACAGCCACTGGTACATCTGGAAGCTCAATCGCGGCTATGACACCGAGGGCCTGGTCGCCGTCGACCCCGAGCTGGTGTTCGTTGCTCCCGGCTTCGACGACCGGTTGCTCGACGACCTCGGCCACGACAACATCTCGATCGAGAGCTCACCGGCGATCTCGGGCGACACGATCTACTTCGCCAACTCCGGCGGGTTGGTCCAGGGGTGGGACATCGGTGGGCTCGACGATGGCCGGGACCCCGAGCGGGTCTTCCGCTTCTGGACCGGGGACGACACCGACGCCACCATCGTGATCGACGACGAGGGCTATCTCTATGTCGCAGTGGAGGTCGACCGACCGACCGACCGTTCGGCCGAGGTCGGACAGATCCTCAAGCTCGATCCTCGGCGTCCCGACGATCCGGTGGTGTGGTCGGTCGACGACCCCGAACGCAGTGGAGTGTGGGCGACTCCGGCGATCCACCGCGACATCCTCATCGTCCCCACCGACGCCGGCTGGGTGCACGGCATCGACCGCGACAGCGGCGAGGTGCGGTGGCGGTTCTTCCTGCGGGGCCCGATCTGGCAGTCACCGGTGGTGGTCGACAACGTGCTCATCCAGGGAGACTGCCGGGGCGGGGTGCTGCGAGGGTTCGACGTGTCCGACACCACCGCCGCTCCGCCCCAGATCTGGGCGGTGCCGCTCGGCGGATGTGTCGAGTCGACCCCGACGGTGTGGCGGGGACGGATCTTCGTCGGTACCCGCAACGGCTTCTTCCACGCCGTCGGCCAGCGCGACCACGACCCGTTGGTCGAGGTGCCGTCGGGACGCTGA
- a CDS encoding inositol monophosphatase family protein, producing the protein MDPAVMHAAVEIAREAGELTLEHFRSGDLSVDSKADGTPVTVADQAAERLIRERLGARFPDDTVLGEEEPDQHGTSARRWIIDPIDGTKAFTHGVPLYTNLLALEDEHGSAVGVINVPALGETVWAGRGLGCFCNGEPARVSSTTEPSGAWATTSGFDSWSPELFARLKHSGMHLRTWGDGYGYVLVATGRIDAMIDPAAALWDVAPMPVIMSEAGGRFSATTGDPSPDAGSGLGTNGVLHDHLLDLFAERPSSDDV; encoded by the coding sequence GTGGACCCTGCCGTCATGCACGCCGCCGTCGAGATCGCCCGCGAAGCCGGTGAGCTCACCCTCGAGCACTTCCGGTCGGGCGACCTCAGCGTCGACAGCAAGGCCGACGGCACACCGGTCACCGTTGCCGACCAGGCGGCCGAACGTCTCATCCGCGAACGGCTCGGAGCCCGGTTCCCAGACGACACCGTGCTCGGAGAGGAAGAGCCCGACCAGCACGGCACCAGCGCACGGCGATGGATCATCGATCCGATCGACGGCACCAAGGCCTTCACCCACGGGGTACCGCTGTACACCAACCTCTTGGCCCTCGAGGACGAGCACGGCTCAGCGGTCGGAGTCATCAACGTCCCGGCACTGGGTGAGACGGTGTGGGCCGGACGCGGCCTCGGCTGCTTCTGCAACGGTGAGCCGGCCCGGGTGTCCTCCACCACCGAGCCCTCCGGCGCGTGGGCGACCACCAGCGGGTTCGACTCGTGGTCCCCCGAGCTCTTCGCCCGGTTGAAGCACTCCGGCATGCATCTGCGCACGTGGGGCGACGGCTACGGCTACGTGCTGGTCGCCACCGGTCGCATCGATGCCATGATCGACCCCGCCGCGGCACTGTGGGATGTCGCTCCCATGCCGGTGATCATGTCCGAGGCCGGTGGCCGGTTCAGCGCGACCACCGGCGACCCGAGCCCCGACGCCGGGAGCGGCTTGGGCACCAACGGCGTGCTCCACGACCATCTCCTCGACCTCTTCGCTGAGCGACCCTCCTCCGACGACGTCTGA
- the ilvA gene encoding threonine ammonia-lyase, biosynthetic has product MTSSARTSLDEVLRAILTSRVYEVAGETPLDPAPRLSGRFGARVHFKREDLQPVFSFKLRGAYNKMANLEPGERAKGVIASSAGNHAQGVAYAARHLGLHALIVMPETTPEIKSDAVRALGAEVVLVGNSFSDAQAYCEELVESTGKAFIHPFDDPLVIAGQGTIGDEIVRRRPPDLHSVFVPVGGGGLIAGIGAYLKVVMPEVKVIGVEPTEADAMTRSLAAGSPVRLDQVGIFADGVAVRDVGRHTFPLAQEVVDEMVTVTNDEISAAIKDVFDDTRSIVEPAGALGVAGAKRYIEDRGLADVDVVAVLSGANMNFDRLRFVAERAELGEAREALFAVTIPERKGAFGEFCATLGRRLITEFNYRLNDRSVAHIFVGVGITSRDDADALATTLRSAGYETIDLSDDEMAKLHVRHMVGGTSPQVSDELLYRFEFPERPGALLTFLDTLGGRWNISLFHYRNHGADFGRVLAGFEVPPSERVEFDSFLDTLGYRFRPELANPAYERFLNSG; this is encoded by the coding sequence GTGACCTCCAGCGCTCGGACATCGCTCGACGAGGTGCTCCGCGCCATCCTCACCAGCAGGGTCTACGAGGTGGCGGGCGAGACCCCGCTCGACCCTGCGCCACGCCTGTCCGGGCGCTTCGGTGCCCGCGTCCACTTCAAGCGCGAGGACCTGCAACCGGTCTTCAGCTTCAAGCTCCGCGGCGCGTACAACAAGATGGCCAACCTGGAACCTGGCGAGCGCGCCAAGGGTGTCATCGCCTCGAGCGCCGGCAACCACGCGCAAGGGGTCGCCTACGCCGCCCGCCATCTCGGTCTGCACGCTCTCATCGTCATGCCCGAGACCACGCCCGAGATCAAGAGCGATGCCGTGCGTGCGCTGGGGGCCGAGGTTGTGCTGGTGGGCAACAGCTTCAGCGACGCCCAGGCGTACTGTGAGGAGCTCGTCGAGTCCACGGGGAAGGCGTTCATCCACCCCTTCGACGACCCACTCGTCATTGCCGGCCAGGGCACCATCGGCGACGAGATCGTCCGCCGCCGCCCACCCGACCTGCACTCGGTGTTCGTCCCGGTCGGTGGCGGGGGCCTCATCGCCGGCATCGGTGCCTACTTGAAGGTGGTCATGCCCGAGGTGAAGGTGATCGGCGTCGAACCCACCGAGGCCGATGCCATGACCCGATCGCTGGCCGCGGGGTCGCCCGTGAGGCTCGACCAGGTGGGGATCTTCGCCGACGGGGTCGCGGTGCGCGACGTGGGGCGGCACACCTTCCCCCTCGCGCAGGAGGTGGTCGATGAGATGGTCACCGTCACCAACGACGAGATCAGCGCGGCCATCAAGGACGTCTTCGACGACACCCGCAGCATCGTCGAACCGGCAGGTGCACTGGGGGTGGCGGGGGCGAAGCGCTACATCGAGGACAGGGGACTCGCCGATGTCGACGTGGTGGCGGTGCTCAGCGGGGCGAACATGAACTTCGACCGACTCCGCTTCGTGGCGGAACGGGCCGAGCTGGGCGAGGCTCGCGAAGCGCTGTTCGCGGTGACGATCCCCGAGCGCAAGGGCGCCTTCGGTGAGTTCTGCGCCACCCTCGGCCGGCGACTCATCACCGAGTTCAACTACCGGCTCAACGACCGCTCGGTCGCCCACATCTTCGTTGGCGTCGGCATCACGTCCCGCGACGATGCCGACGCGCTGGCGACCACCCTGCGCAGCGCCGGGTACGAGACGATCGACCTGTCCGACGACGAGATGGCCAAGCTCCACGTCCGTCACATGGTGGGTGGCACCTCGCCTCAGGTGTCGGACGAACTGCTCTACCGCTTCGAGTTCCCGGAACGCCCCGGGGCGCTGCTGACCTTCCTCGACACCCTCGGCGGCCGCTGGAACATCAGCCTCTTCCACTACCGCAACCACGGTGCCGACTTCGGCCGGGTCCTCGCCGGGTTCGAGGTGCCACCGTCGGAGCGGGTCGAGTTCGACTCGTTCCTCGACACGTTGGGCTACCGGTTCCGCCCCGAGCTCGCCAATCCCGCGTACGAACGGTTCCTCAACAGCGGCTAG
- a CDS encoding metal-dependent transcriptional regulator, whose amino-acid sequence MVAYKTPEFHPAFEEYCEAIFELHEDAVDVIQARIAERLEVSRPAVSEMIHRMQDEGLVEVDRAIRLTPAGAELAESVVRRHRLAERFLTDTLGLSWAEAHAEAGKWEHVISPAVETAMDRYLGAPTTCPHGNPIPGSSYVLDPDTITLDAIEPGRSFTVRRITEELEFTEGLLEFLEESAVQPGKVGKVTSTAPDGTRTVEIDGRHVGLGAFLGARILVTPEG is encoded by the coding sequence ATGGTCGCCTACAAGACGCCGGAGTTCCACCCCGCGTTCGAGGAGTACTGCGAGGCCATCTTCGAGCTCCACGAGGATGCGGTCGATGTCATCCAGGCCCGGATCGCTGAGCGCCTCGAGGTCTCGAGGCCGGCTGTATCCGAGATGATCCACCGCATGCAGGACGAAGGCCTGGTCGAGGTCGATCGAGCCATCCGGCTCACCCCGGCCGGCGCCGAGCTGGCCGAGAGCGTGGTGCGCCGACACCGCCTGGCTGAACGGTTCCTGACCGACACGCTGGGCCTGTCGTGGGCCGAGGCCCATGCCGAGGCCGGCAAGTGGGAGCACGTGATCTCTCCGGCGGTCGAGACCGCCATGGACCGCTACCTCGGCGCACCAACCACCTGCCCCCACGGCAATCCCATCCCCGGATCGAGCTACGTGCTCGACCCCGACACCATCACCCTCGATGCGATCGAGCCCGGCCGCTCGTTCACGGTCCGACGCATCACCGAAGAGCTGGAGTTCACCGAGGGACTGCTGGAGTTCCTCGAGGAGTCGGCGGTGCAGCCGGGCAAGGTGGGCAAGGTGACCTCGACCGCCCCCGACGGCACCAGGACCGTCGAGATCGACGGCCGCCACGTCGGTCTCGGCGCCTTCTTGGGCGCCCGCATCCTCGTCACCCCCGAGGGTTGA
- a CDS encoding DASS family sodium-coupled anion symporter, producing MTTSGDSMADDTVAETGFRELASRWALVFGPLVAAVVYLVIPDVAGSGDTVVELGHAGRATAAIGVLMAIWWMTEALHVSATALLPVALFPLFGVFGVDDATAPYANPLIFLFLGGFLLALAMQRWGLERRIAVLALRVVGTEPRMLVGGFMVLTATFSMWVSNTATVAMMLPIALSVVDAAVPGGRGSLIDRPGASGTSFARSLLLGIAASASIGGVGTLIGTPPNLFLASFARDELGFEISFVDWLVVGVPLVAVFLPIAWLLLTRVLFPPDVERDRLAGLLTDRTVAPIGPMQRAEWAVLIVFVLTALSWVFRPLLVDLTVFGAQPLGGLSDAGIAVIAGVALFVIPADQGDTRVLDWETARQLPWGILLLFGGGLSLASAIAATGVDDFLGLQVQGLDVHPIVLIAVVTTGVVFMTEMTSNTATAAALVPIVAAIAPGLGVHPLVLAVPVAVAASLAFMLPVATPPNAIVFGSGFVGIPDLMRMGLRLNLVSIVLITSWLPVLALPILGIDLRLE from the coding sequence GTGACCACCAGCGGCGACTCCATGGCCGACGACACCGTCGCCGAGACCGGGTTCCGCGAGCTTGCCTCCCGGTGGGCTCTGGTGTTCGGGCCCCTGGTGGCAGCGGTGGTGTACCTGGTGATCCCCGATGTCGCCGGGTCGGGAGACACCGTGGTCGAGCTGGGTCACGCCGGACGAGCCACCGCGGCCATCGGTGTGCTCATGGCGATCTGGTGGATGACCGAGGCGCTCCACGTGTCGGCCACCGCGCTGTTGCCCGTCGCGTTGTTCCCGCTGTTCGGCGTGTTCGGAGTCGACGATGCCACCGCTCCCTACGCCAACCCCCTCATCTTCCTCTTCCTCGGCGGGTTCCTGCTCGCGCTCGCCATGCAGCGATGGGGGCTCGAGCGCCGGATCGCCGTTCTGGCTCTGCGGGTCGTCGGGACCGAACCCCGGATGCTGGTGGGCGGGTTCATGGTCCTCACCGCCACGTTCAGCATGTGGGTCTCGAACACCGCCACCGTGGCCATGATGTTGCCGATCGCCTTGAGCGTGGTCGATGCGGCGGTGCCGGGCGGACGCGGGTCGCTCATCGACCGTCCCGGTGCGTCCGGCACCAGCTTCGCCCGGTCGCTGCTGCTCGGCATCGCGGCGAGCGCCTCGATCGGAGGGGTCGGCACGCTGATCGGCACCCCGCCGAACCTGTTCCTGGCGTCGTTCGCCCGAGACGAGCTCGGCTTCGAGATCTCGTTCGTCGACTGGCTGGTCGTCGGCGTTCCGCTGGTCGCGGTGTTCCTGCCCATCGCCTGGCTGCTGCTCACCCGGGTGCTGTTCCCGCCCGATGTCGAGCGCGATCGGCTGGCGGGTCTGCTCACCGACCGCACCGTCGCTCCGATCGGGCCGATGCAGCGAGCCGAGTGGGCCGTGCTGATCGTCTTCGTCCTGACGGCACTGTCCTGGGTGTTCCGCCCGCTGCTGGTCGATCTGACGGTGTTCGGCGCGCAGCCGCTTGGCGGGTTGAGCGACGCGGGGATCGCGGTGATCGCGGGCGTGGCCCTCTTTGTGATCCCTGCCGATCAGGGCGACACCCGCGTGCTCGACTGGGAGACGGCCCGCCAGCTTCCGTGGGGCATCCTGTTGCTGTTCGGCGGAGGCCTGAGCCTGGCGTCGGCGATCGCGGCAACCGGGGTCGACGACTTCCTCGGCCTCCAGGTCCAGGGACTCGACGTGCATCCGATCGTGCTGATCGCGGTCGTCACCACCGGGGTGGTGTTCATGACCGAGATGACGAGCAACACCGCCACCGCTGCCGCGCTGGTGCCGATCGTCGCCGCTATCGCTCCGGGGCTGGGCGTCCACCCGTTGGTGCTCGCGGTGCCGGTCGCGGTGGCGGCGAGCCTGGCATTCATGTTGCCGGTGGCCACACCGCCCAACGCCATCGTGTTCGGAAGCGGGTTCGTTGGCATCCCCGACCTGATGCGCATGGGCCTGCGGCTGAACCTGGTGAGCATCGTGTTGATCACCTCGTGGCTGCCGGTGCTGGCGTTGCCGATCCTCGGGATCGACCTGCGGCTGGAGTGA
- a CDS encoding PhoU domain-containing protein — protein sequence MVLSFFRRGESGMESVTTKVVRMLSDARHSFDLATATLVGGVDPADVRDEIYETDQRINRTEQELRRELVVHVSVQGPDDIGDVLGHILLIKKIERIGDQAKNIFDLATEGVSLADAPDAAGFIEDHQTISNMIDELAALLADHNVERVAEFRTTADAMRIEQERHIRMLMHSDEPGHWAVPRAVLHRYLKRIVANLAGVATTVSEPVQYQDYYDEGRTDITDD from the coding sequence ATGGTCCTGTCGTTCTTCCGTCGAGGCGAATCGGGGATGGAGTCGGTCACCACCAAGGTGGTCCGTATGCTCTCCGATGCCCGCCACTCGTTCGATCTTGCCACCGCCACGCTCGTCGGCGGCGTCGACCCGGCAGACGTCCGCGACGAGATCTATGAGACCGACCAGCGGATCAACCGCACCGAGCAGGAGCTTCGACGCGAGTTGGTCGTGCACGTGAGCGTGCAGGGGCCCGACGACATCGGTGACGTGCTCGGCCACATCCTGCTCATCAAGAAGATCGAACGGATCGGTGACCAGGCCAAGAACATCTTCGACCTGGCAACCGAAGGGGTGTCGCTGGCCGATGCTCCCGATGCTGCCGGGTTCATCGAGGATCACCAGACGATCTCGAACATGATCGACGAGCTGGCAGCACTGCTCGCCGACCACAACGTGGAGCGGGTCGCGGAGTTCCGCACCACAGCCGATGCCATGCGGATCGAGCAGGAGCGCCACATCCGCATGCTGATGCACAGCGACGAACCCGGTCACTGGGCAGTGCCGCGAGCGGTGCTGCACCGCTACCTCAAGCGGATCGTGGCCAACCTCGCTGGGGTGGCCACCACCGTCAGCGAACCGGTCCAGTACCAGGACTACTACGACGAGGGTCGCACCGACATCACCGACGACTGA
- a CDS encoding DUF1295 domain-containing protein produces MTGAGDVLFASVLAIAGLMLVVWVISVVVGDASIVDLIWGLGFVIVAWVTVAVGDGDQTRALLIAGLVTVWGLRLSGYLSWRNLGSGEDKRYQAMRRKWGARFALVSLVTVFLTQGVLMFVVSLPVQLSGTAAEPADLGVLAAIGVVVWLVGFGFESVGDSQLARFKADPANQGEVMDRGLWRYTRHPNYFGDFCVWWGIFLVAAETGPGRWGVVGPLVMSALLMKYSGVGVLEKSIGKRRPGYEEYAQRTSTFFPMPPRS; encoded by the coding sequence ATGACCGGTGCCGGAGATGTCCTGTTCGCAAGTGTGCTGGCGATCGCCGGACTGATGCTGGTGGTGTGGGTGATCTCGGTCGTCGTGGGCGACGCCAGCATCGTCGATCTCATCTGGGGTCTCGGCTTCGTGATCGTGGCGTGGGTGACCGTCGCGGTCGGCGACGGTGACCAGACCCGCGCCCTGCTGATCGCCGGGCTCGTCACCGTGTGGGGGTTGCGCCTGTCGGGCTACCTGTCGTGGCGGAACCTCGGGTCGGGCGAGGACAAGCGATACCAGGCGATGCGCCGGAAGTGGGGCGCTCGGTTCGCGCTCGTGAGCCTCGTCACGGTCTTCCTCACCCAGGGCGTGCTCATGTTCGTCGTCTCGTTGCCGGTGCAGCTGTCGGGGACCGCGGCCGAACCGGCGGACCTGGGGGTGCTCGCCGCCATCGGGGTCGTGGTCTGGCTGGTCGGCTTCGGCTTCGAGTCCGTGGGCGATTCCCAGCTGGCGCGGTTCAAGGCCGATCCGGCCAACCAGGGCGAGGTCATGGACCGGGGGCTGTGGCGCTACACCCGGCACCCGAACTACTTCGGCGACTTCTGCGTGTGGTGGGGCATCTTCCTGGTGGCGGCCGAGACCGGCCCCGGCCGGTGGGGTGTCGTCGGCCCACTCGTGATGTCGGCGCTGCTGATGAAGTACTCGGGCGTCGGGGTGCTCGAGAAGTCGATCGGCAAGCGTCGCCCCGGCTACGAGGAGTACGCCCAGCGGACCTCGACGTTCTTCCCGATGCCGCCTCGCTCGTGA
- a CDS encoding Na/Pi symporter, with product MTDTPAARPTTRAPIPTPARAALVVVLIYIFLVGVSSLENGIKLLGADVQETLFSTVTNPLAGLFIGILATVMVQSSSASTSVIVGLVASGAVGVDAAVPMIMGANIGTTVTNTLVALGHVRQTVEFRRALAAATVHDFFNVMAVAVLLPLELATGVLGRIAAGISEQLVGASGTEWRSPVKELVSHPVAWIQDAGEAIGTTGNVLGVLMVVVGIAVILGALTFITKNMRRLVADRIERSLNALLGKGGGLMAMALGVIITIAVQSSTITTSIMVPLTAAGVLTLRNAYPMTLGANIGTTVTALLAAMAASRPEALTIAVVHTLFNCTAIALVYPVQVVRELPIRAAEILADLAAERRSWAFAYVVGMFIVVPVIGTALLR from the coding sequence ATGACCGACACTCCGGCCGCACGTCCCACGACCAGGGCACCGATCCCGACACCGGCACGTGCCGCGCTCGTCGTCGTCCTCATCTACATCTTCCTGGTGGGCGTCTCCTCGCTGGAGAACGGCATCAAGCTGTTGGGCGCCGATGTGCAGGAGACCTTGTTCTCCACGGTCACCAACCCGCTCGCCGGGCTCTTCATCGGCATCCTGGCCACGGTGATGGTCCAATCGTCGTCGGCGAGCACCTCGGTGATCGTCGGTCTCGTCGCGTCCGGAGCCGTCGGCGTCGACGCCGCGGTGCCGATGATCATGGGCGCCAACATCGGGACCACGGTCACCAACACCCTCGTTGCCCTGGGCCACGTGCGCCAGACCGTCGAGTTCCGGCGGGCACTGGCCGCAGCCACCGTCCACGACTTCTTCAACGTGATGGCCGTTGCCGTCCTGTTGCCCCTCGAGCTTGCCACCGGCGTGCTGGGACGGATCGCAGCAGGGATCAGCGAACAGCTCGTAGGTGCGTCGGGCACCGAGTGGCGCAGTCCGGTCAAGGAGCTCGTGTCCCACCCCGTCGCCTGGATCCAGGACGCAGGTGAGGCGATCGGGACGACCGGCAACGTGCTCGGCGTGCTCATGGTGGTGGTGGGGATCGCCGTCATCCTGGGGGCGCTCACCTTCATCACCAAGAACATGCGCCGGCTCGTCGCCGACCGCATCGAGCGGTCACTCAACGCCTTGCTGGGCAAGGGCGGAGGCCTGATGGCCATGGCGCTCGGGGTGATCATCACCATCGCCGTGCAGTCGTCGACCATCACCACCTCGATCATGGTGCCCCTCACCGCCGCCGGGGTCCTCACCCTGCGCAACGCCTACCCGATGACCCTCGGGGCCAACATCGGGACCACGGTCACCGCGCTGCTGGCCGCGATGGCCGCCAGTCGGCCGGAGGCGCTCACCATCGCCGTGGTCCACACCCTGTTCAACTGCACGGCGATCGCGTTGGTGTACCCGGTGCAGGTGGTCCGCGAGCTCCCGATCCGGGCTGCAGAGATCCTGGCCGACCTGGCCGCCGAGCGAAGGTCGTGGGCGTTCGCCTACGTGGTGGGTATGTTCATCGTGGTGCCGGTGATCGGCACCGCCCTCTTGAGGTGA
- a CDS encoding cytochrome P450, with protein MTDAEQLMYNPFEPGYFDDPYAQFARLRELDPVHRTPDGNWMLFRYDDVFRVLRDPALSVDDRNIGYSARAAQVAELARDRDLVRDERSMLGLDPPDHDRLRRLVSKAFTPRAIEGLRPRVQQLVDEALDRVAPVGRIDLIADLAFPLPFRVISEMLGMPEADMVTIRDWSNAMVKMIDPVISDEEVRAAGDAAEQMDRYLDEVIAWKREHPADDMLTDLIRAEDEGDRLTPAELAAQVSLLFIAGHETTVNLIGNGTRALLRHRDQWDRVAADPELIMDGIEELLRFDPPVQLSRRIAMADMEIDGRRIEAGSFMACMLAAANRDPAKFGPDADQLDLTRPNAGQHVSFGSGVHYCLGASLARLEGQVAIGTFVRRFPDAELVDTPTVWNGRINLRGLAELPIDLGPG; from the coding sequence ATGACCGACGCTGAGCAGCTGATGTACAACCCGTTCGAACCGGGCTACTTCGACGACCCCTACGCCCAGTTCGCCCGTCTGCGCGAGCTCGATCCGGTGCATCGGACCCCCGACGGGAACTGGATGCTGTTCCGGTACGACGACGTGTTCAGGGTCCTCCGCGATCCGGCGCTGAGCGTCGACGACCGCAACATCGGCTACAGCGCCCGCGCCGCCCAGGTTGCCGAACTCGCCCGCGATCGGGACCTGGTGCGCGACGAGCGATCGATGCTGGGTCTCGACCCGCCGGACCACGACCGCCTCCGTCGACTGGTCTCCAAGGCGTTCACCCCCCGGGCGATCGAAGGGCTGCGTCCCCGGGTGCAGCAGCTGGTCGACGAGGCGCTCGACCGCGTCGCGCCGGTTGGTCGCATCGACCTCATCGCCGACCTCGCGTTCCCCTTGCCGTTCCGGGTCATCTCGGAGATGCTCGGGATGCCCGAGGCCGACATGGTGACGATCCGGGACTGGTCCAACGCCATGGTCAAGATGATCGACCCGGTGATCTCCGACGAGGAGGTCCGGGCTGCCGGCGACGCTGCCGAGCAGATGGACCGGTACCTCGACGAGGTCATCGCCTGGAAGCGCGAGCACCCCGCTGACGACATGCTCACCGACCTCATCCGCGCCGAGGACGAGGGTGACCGGCTCACCCCCGCCGAGCTGGCCGCCCAGGTGTCGCTGCTCTTCATCGCCGGGCACGAGACCACCGTGAACCTGATCGGCAACGGTACCCGGGCGCTGCTCCGGCATCGTGACCAGTGGGACCGTGTCGCCGCCGACCCCGAGCTGATCATGGACGGCATCGAGGAGCTGCTGCGCTTCGATCCCCCGGTCCAGTTGTCGCGTCGGATCGCGATGGCCGACATGGAGATCGACGGTCGCCGCATCGAAGCGGGCTCGTTCATGGCCTGCATGCTCGCTGCGGCCAACCGCGATCCCGCCAAGTTCGGACCCGACGCCGACCAGCTCGACCTCACCCGCCCCAACGCCGGGCAGCACGTGTCGTTCGGGAGCGGGGTGCACTACTGCCTCGGGGCCTCGCTCGCTCGTCTCGAGGGGCAGGTCGCCATCGGCACCTTCGTGCGCCGGTTCCCCGATGCCGAGCTCGTCGACACCCCGACGGTGTGGAACGGTCGCATCAATCTCCGGGGCCTCGCCGAGCTGCCGATCGACCTCGGACCGGGTTGA